TCGACAGCTTCCTGAAGCATACGTTTCTCGTTACGGAGAATCACTTCGGGAGCTTTGATTTCAATCAGTCGTTTCAAACGGTTGTTACGGATGATAACCCGACGATACAGATCGTTCAGGTCGGAAGTAGCGAAACGTCCACCATCCAACGGAACCAACGGACGCAGATCCGGTGGAATAACCGGAACTACTTTCACAATCATCCACTCCGGACGGTTACGACCTTTCGACGCACGGAAAGCTTCAACTACCTGGAGACGTTTCAATGCCTCGTTTTTCCGCTGCTGCGAAGTTTCGGTGTTGGCTTTGTGGCGAAGATCGTACGACATTTCATCCAGATCAAGACGCTCGAGCAGACGGTACAGTCCTTCGGCGCCCATATCAGCAATGAATTTGTCCGGATGATCATCATCCAGCATTTGATTTTCCTTCGGTAAGGTCTCGATGATATCGAGGTACTCTTCTTCCGTAAGGAAATCAAGATATTTTACACCATCATTACGTTTGATACCCGCGTTAATAACCACGTAGCGTTCGTAGTAAATGATGGAATCGAGTTTCTTGGTTGGCAAACCAAGCAGGTAACCGATTTTGTTCGGAAGTGATTTAAAATACCAGATGTGGGCTACCGGAACCACCAGTGAGATGTGTCCCATGCGCTCACGACGGACTTTCTTCTCAGTCACTTCCACACCGCATCGGTCACAAACGATACCGCGGTAACGGATGCGCTTGTATTTCCCGCAATGACATTCATAGTCTTTTACAGGCCCGAAGATCCTTTCACAGAAAAGACCGTCACGCTCGGGCTTATAGGTGCGGTAATTAATCGTCTCTGGCTTCAGTACTTCCCCGTGTGAACGTTCCAGAATTTCTTCCGGAGACGCCAAACTGATGGTGATTTTCGAGAAGTTACTTTTGACCTTGTTGTCTCGTCTGAATGCCATAATTTATCGAAAGAGTTTGTAAAGAATACAATATCTGAAGTATAGTGCTTCGGGAATACCGGGCATGTGAAACATACCCGGTTTACCCTAAGCTTAATATTCTACTACTCGAGGTTTACGCTCAATCCGAGTCCCCTGAGTTCGTGTAACAATACATTCAACGATTCGGGGATACCCGGACTTGGCATCGGATCGCCTTTTACAATGGCTTCGTAGGCTTTTGCCCTTCCGATGACGTCGTCGGATTTCACCGTCAGAATTTCCTGCAGGATGTGTGATGCACCAAATGCTTCGAGTGCCCAAACCTCCATCTCTCCAAAACGCTGACCACCGAATTGCGCTTTACCACCAAGTGGCTGCTGCGTAATAAGCGAGTACGGACCGATTGAACGGGCGTGCATCTTATCTTCAACCATGTGACCCAGTTTCAGCATGTAGATAACACCTACAGTGGCCGGCTGGTCAAATGGCTCACCGGTTTCACCGTCATGAAGGATAGTTTTACCGAAACGTGGAACACCTGCTTTATTGGTATATTCCAAAATCTCGTCGAGTGATGCACCGTCGAAAATAGGAGTGGCAAATGTCAATCCCAGTTCTCTACCGGCCCACCCCAGAACGGTTTCGTAAATCTGTCCCAAGTTCATACGCGACGGTACACCCAGCGGGTTCAATACGATATCCACCGGAGTTCCATCGTCAAGGAACGGCATGTCTTCGTCGCGTACAATACGCGATACAATACCTTTGTTACCGTGGCGACCAGCCATCTTATCACCAATCTGCAGTTTCCGCTTTTTAGCAATATAAACTTTGGCCAGCTGGAGAATTCCGGCAGGAAGTTCATCACCGATGGTTACGTTGTAACGCTTACGACGGGCAACAGCTTCCGCTTCCTTGTATTTCATGATGTAGTTGTTTACAAGGTCGCGAATCATATCGTTCTTATCCTTATCGGTCGTCCATTTGTTTGGATTCACGTTCAGATAATCGATTGCCTGTAGTTGCTTCAAGGTGAACTTGGTTCCTTTCGGAATAATATCCGTATTGAAGTAATCTTTTACACCCTGCGATGTTTTACCATTAACAAGGGTAAAGATTTTATCGTACAGAATTTCGTTCAGTTTTTCAATTTCAGCTTCAAACTCGCGGTCAATTTGTTCGAGCAAAGGCTTGCTGGTAATCTTGCCTTTTTTCTCTTTCATCACGCGGGAGAAAAGCTTTTTATCGATAACTACACCACGAAGTGAAGGAGAAGCTTTCAACGAAGCATCTTTCACATCACCGGCTTTGTCACCGAAGATAGCACGGAGCAGTTTTTCTTCCGGAGAAGGATCGGATTCTCCTTTCGGAGTAATCTTACCGATCATGATATCGCCCGGTTTCACATTGGCTCCAATGCGAATCAGACCATTCTCATCAAGGTTGCGGGTCGCTTCTTCACTTACGTTCGGAATATCGGAAGTGAATTCCTCAGCTCCACGCTTGGTATCACGTACTTCGAGCGAGTACTCGTCGATGTGAACCGAAGTGAAAATGTCTTCGCGGACAATCCGCTCGGAAACCACGATTGCATCCTCATAGTTATATCCCTGCCAGGGCATGAAGGCAACTTTCAGGTTGCGTCCCAGTGCCAGCTCCCCTTTTTGGGTTGCATAGCCCTGAGTCATCAGTTCGCCTTTCGTTACCCGCTGGCCCTTAAAAACCATCGGTGTAAGGTCGACACAAGTACCTTGGTTGGTTTTCTGATATTTTTGTAGATAATATGTTTTCGTATCCGAATTGAAGCTCACAAAGCGCTCCTCATCGGTCATATCATATTTAACAACGATTTTGTTCGCGTCAACATAGTCGATAACACCATCGCCTTCAGCAGCAATCTGAACGCGGGCATCACGAACCACGTAGCCTTCCAATCCGGTTCCTACAATCGGAGCTTCCGGACGCAACAGTGGAACAGCCTGACGCATCATGTTCGATCCCATCAATGCACGGTTGGCATCATCATGCTCGAGGAAAGTAATCAATGATGCAGCAATCGATGCAATCTGGTTAGGACCAACGTCCATCAGAGCAATCTCGTCCGGACCGGCAACCGGGTAATCGGCGTCGAGACGCGACTTAATACGGTTGTTAACAAATTCGCCGTCTTCTTTCAGTGGTGCGTTTGCCTGAGCGATGATTTTACCCTCTTCTTCTTCAGCTGTCAGGTAAACAACATCATCATTGCTCAAACTTACTTTTCCGGTTTCCACCTTGCGGTAAGGAGTCGAAATAAATCCGAGGTCAGTAATCTTTGCAAATACACAAAGCGAAGAAATCAGACCGATGTTCGGACCTTCCGGGGTTTCGATCGGACACAGACGACCATAGTGCGTATAGTGAACGTCACGAACCTCGAAACCGGCACGCTCGCGGGACAGACCACCAGGACCGAGTGCCGACATACGACGCTTGTGCGTCATTTCGGCCAACGGGTTGGTTTGGTCCATGAACTGCGACAGAGCATTGGTGCCGAAGAAGGAGTTGATAACCGAAGAAAGAGTCTTCGAGTTAATCAGGTCAACCGGGGTGAACACCTCGTTGTCGCGGACGTTCATTCGCTCACGAATGGTACGCGCCATACGGGCCAGACCTACACCAAACTGGTTATACATCTGCTCTCCAACTGTACGAACACGACGGTTCGACAAGTGGTCGATATCATCGACATCAGTTTTCGAGTTGACCAACTTTATGAGGTACTTGATGATTTCGATAATGTCCTCTTTGGTAAGCACGCGGGTATCCATATCAATGTTCAGCCCAAGCTTCTTATTGATACGGTAACGTCCTACTTCTCCCAGGTCATAACGAACTTCTGAGAAGAACAATTTTTCGATCACATCACGTGCGGTTGCATCGTCCGGCGGCTCAGAGTTACGCAGCTGCCGGTAGATGTGCAGTACCGCTTCTTTTTCCGAGTTACACGGGTCTTTCTGTAAGGTATTGTAAATGATGGCATAGTCACCAACATTCTGCTCTTCCTTGTGCAGAAGGATCGTTTTTGCACCCGAATCAAGAATTTCATCAACGTGTTCGGGTTGAATAACCGTCTCACGATCGATGATTACTTCGTTACGTTCGATGGATACCACCTCACCGGTATCTTCATCGACAAAATCCTCTACCCATGTTTTCAGAACACGAGCAGCCAGTTTTCGACCAACAACCTTTTTAATTCCCGACTTCGAAACCTTCACTTCATCAGCGAGACCGAAGATTTCGAGAATCTCCTTATCACTCTCGTATCCAATCGCACGCAAAAGGGTGGTAACTGGTAATTTTTTCTTCCGGTCGATGTATGCAAACATCACATTGTTGATGTCGGTTGCAAACTCGATCCAAGAACCTTTGAAAGGAATAATCCTTGCTGAATAAAGTTTGGTTCCATTAGCATGTACACTCTGACCGAAGAATACGCCGGGTGAGCGGTGCAGCTGAGATACAACTACCCTTTCAGCACCATTAATGACGTATGAGCCACTGGGTGTCATGTATGGTACGGTGCCAAGATATACATCCTGAACCACCGTATCGAAATCTTCGTGCTCGGGATCGGTACAGTAAAGCTTTAATTTGGCTTTCAGGGGGACACTGTAAGTGAGCCCACGCTCGATACATTCGGTAATCGAATATCGGGGCGGATCGACCTGGTAATCGAGAAATTCGAGGACGAAATTATTTCGGGTATCAGTTATTGGGAAGTTCTCCTGGAAAACGCTACTCAATCCTTCGTTTTTCCGTTCTTCAGGAGAGGTTCCCAACTGGAAAAATTCCTTGAAAGATTTAATCTGCACCTCCAGGAAATCGGGGTACTCAAACCTACTCTTGGTAGATGCAAAACTAATTCTTTTATTTACAGTATTTGAAGACATTATCGACCAAATTAAGGAACCTAAAATATAAACATAAAAAGGCTTAGAATCCCTTTTCGGGATTCTAAACCGTATATAACCTCAGAAGTACAGGTCAAAGTCTTATTTGAGTTCAACTTCAGCTCCAGCTTCTTCAAGTTGAGATTTAAGAGATTCTGCTTCTTCTTTCGAGACTTTTTCTTTGATGGCTTTCGGCGCACCGTCAACCAATTCTTTGGCTTCCTTCAGACCCACACCAGCTAATTCCTTAACCAGTTTTACTACGGCCAACTTAGAACCACCAGCAGCTTTCAGGATAACATCAAACTCAGTTTGAGCTTCTTCAGCGGCACCTTCGCCACCAGCAGCAGGACCAGCAACGGCTACAGCAGCAGCTGCAGGCTCGATGCCATATTCTTCTTTCAGGATCTCAGCCAGTTCAGTAACATCTTTTACAGTCAGATTTACCAGTTCTTCTGCAAGCTTTTTAAGATCTGCCATTTTCCTCGAGATTTAAATATTAAGTGATTAAATTTTTTAACTCTAAATTGTAATAATAATTAGGCGTTACGCTCTTCCAATGTTTTCAATACACCAGAAATTGTTGAACCTCCAGACTGAAGAGCCGAGATAAGATTCTTGGCCGGTGACTGGAGCAGTGCGATAACGTCTGCAAGCAATTCTTCTTTCGATTTGATATTTACCAATACTTCCAACTGATCGGCGCCAACGTAAGTTGATTCTTCGACATAAGCACCTTTTAATACAGGTTTCTTGTTTGCCTTAGCGAACTCTTTGATGAGTTTTGCCGGTGCATTACCTGTATTGCTAAACAGAATGGAGGTATTTCCTTTCAGTACATCATAAAGCGTCTCAGTTTCTTTTTCAGAATTCTCGAGGGCTTTACGGAGCAGCGTATTCTTAACTACAATCAGTTTTACTTCACGCTTGTGACACAACCGCCGTAAGTTGCTTGACTTTTCGGCATCCAGGTCAGCTATATCGGCCAAGTAAAAATGACTGTATGAATTGATCTGCTCGGTTAATTGATCAATAACCTCTATTTTTTCGGATCTTTTCATCGCAATTATCTTTTACTTAGTCCAAGCAAGACTTAGGTTCAACCTGAATCCCTGGGCTCATGGTACTTGAAACATAAATGCTTCTAATGTATGTACCTTTTGCAGCGGCGGGCTTTAATTTCTGAATGGTATGTACAAACTCGCGGATGTTCGCCTCGATTTTATCCGATTCGAATGATACTTTTCCAACTGAGGTATGAACAATACCATATTTGTCAACTTTGAAGTCGATCTTACCCATCTTTACTTCCTGGATAGCCTTACCAACTTCCATGGTAACGGTTCCACTTTTGGGATTGGGCATCAGACCACGAGGTCCAAGAACACGACCCAACTGACCTACTTTTCCCATTACCGGAGGCATGGTGATCACAACGTCTACATCGGTCCAACCGCCTTTGATTTTCTCGATGTATTCATCCAGACCAACATAATCAGCACCTGCTTCTTTGGCTTCGGCTTCCTTATCAGGAGTTACCAGTGCCAGCACTTTTACTGATTTACCGGTTCCATGGGGCAAAGTCACAACACCGCGTACCATTTGGTTGGCTTTCCTGGGATCGACTCCGAGACGGACATCTATATCAACCGAAGCATCGAATTTGCTACTGGTAATTTCTTTCACCAGCGATGACGCTTCTTCCAAAGTATAGACTTTCCCGGCTTCGAGTTTCTCCAAAGCAGCCTTTTTATTTTTGGTAACTTTTGCCATTTGGACGTTTACTTTTTTAGTTATTAAATGGAGAGTCTCCTGTTACGGTAATCCCCATACTCCGAGCGGTACCGGCAACCATACGCATCGCCGATTCCACGGTGAAACAGTTCAGGTCAGTCATTTTGCCTTCGGCAATTTCCTTCACCTGATCCCATGATACCTCTCCCACTTTGTTTACGTGAGGCTCCGGAGATCCTTTCTTTACCTTTGCTGCATCAATAAGCTGAACTGCTACAGGCGGTGTTTTTACGATAAAGTCGAATGACTTATCGGCATACACGGTAATTACTACCGGTAATACTTTGCCTGCCTGCTCCTGCGTCCTGGCATTAAACTGCTTGCAGAACTGCATGATGTTCACCCCTTTGGCACCAAGGGCCGGACCTACGGGAGGTGAGGGATTAGCTGCACCACCTTTAATCTGTAATTTAATTAATCCAGCAACTTCTTTTGCCATAACGTTTTTTTAGAAAAAGTTACGTTACTCCTTTTCCACTTGCATAAAGCTAAGCTCCAAAGGAGTTTTTCGACCGAAAATCTTCACCATTACTTTCAGTTTCTTCTTCTCCTCATTGACTTCTTCAATGATTCCGTTGAAACCGTTAAATGGTCCGTCGGTCACTTTGATGGTCTCACCAACAACGAACGGTACTTCAAAGCCTTCGCCACTTTCCTGAAGCTCGTCGACCTTACCAAGAATTCGGTTTACCTCCGACTGACGCATCGGAACGGGATCGCCGCCCTTTGTGTCACCCAGAAAACCAATCACATTGGTAATGTTCTTTAGCATGTGTGGAATCTCTCCCACCAATGCTGCTTCAATCAGGACGTAACCCGGGAAGAAGTTGCGTTCTTTTGCCACTTTCTTTCCGTTGCGGATTTGATATACCTTCTCCGTCGGGATTAAAACCTGTGAAATGTAATCCTGAAGACCAGCATTCGCAACTTCATTTTCGATATATTCTTTTACCTTCTTTTCTTTTCCTCCGATGGTTCGAAGAACATACCATTTGCGTTGAATTTCACTCATTACGGTCCTCCAGAATCAAATTAATAGAATAAACTGTATATAAATTTCATCGCATTCTCGAAAACGAGATCGATTAAAAATATAAACAGTGCGATTATTAAGGAAGCAACCATTACTACTACTGCACTATTCTGTAATTCCTTCCAGGTTGGCCATGTTACTTTGTGCACCAACTCTGTGTAGGCTTCAGAGAAATAAGATTGTATCTTCATATCCGAATTTAATTCGTTTTGTTTCTCTTTACGAGATTGTCGGGTAATAAGAGTCGAACTTATCATCTAAAACTGCCCCAAACCGGCTTACCCGTTGTAAATACAGTCCCGGACATAACGTCCGGGACTGCTTTATTGTTTAAGCTTTATGCTTTCAAATTACTCTACAATCTCAGTAACCTGACCAGCACCTACGGTACGACCACCCTCGCGGATTGCGAAACGCAGACCGAGGTTCAATGCTACCGGGTAAATCAGCTCAACAGTAATTGATACGTTGTCGCCAGGCATTACCATTTCTGTTCCTTCAGGAAGAGAAATTTCACCGGTTACGTCAAGCGTACGCAGATAGAACTGCGGACGGTATTTGTTGTGGAAAGGAGTGTGACGACCACCTTCTTCTTTCTTCAGTACGTAAATCTCAGCTTTGAACTTGGTGTGAGGAGTGATTGAACCCGGCTTAGCCAGAATCATACCACGCTTGATTTCTTTCTTGTCAACACCACGCAGCAACAAACCTACGTTGTCACCAGCCTGTCCGTCATCAAGAATCTTACGGAACATTTCAACTCCGGTACATACAGTCTTACGACCTTCAGCACCCAAACCAATCATCTGCAGCTCGTCACCAGTATGAACAACACCAGTTTCGATACGACCTGTAGCAACAGTTCCACGACCAGTAATAGAGAATACATCCTCTACCGGCATCAGGAAGTCTTTGTCGATGTCACGCGGAGGCAGCGGAATCCAAGTATCAACTGCATTCATCAGTTCCATTACTTTTTCTTCCCACTCTTCTTCACCGTTCAGTGCACCCAAAGCAGAACCCTGAATAACAGGAGTATTGTCACCGTCGAATTCGTAGAATTCGAGCAGTTCGCGTACTTCCATCTCAACCAGTTCCAGCAATTCCTCATCGTCAACCATGTCAACTTTGTTCATGAAAACAACGATACGAGGAACGTTTACCTGGCGAGCCAACAGGATGTGCTCACGAGTCTGAGGCATAGGACCATCAGTAGCAGCTACTACAAGAATAGCTCCGTCCATCTGAGCAGCACCAGTTACCATGTTCTTAACATAGTCGGCGTGACCAGGACAGTCAACGTGCGCATAGTGACGGTTCTCAGTCTGGTACTCTACGTGAGCAGTATTAATAGTAATACCACGCTCTTTTTCTTCAGGTGCATTGTCAATAGAATCGAATTCTTTTATTTCAGACAATCCCTTTTTTGCCAAAACTTTAGTGATTGCAGCTGTAAGTGTTGTCTTACCGTGGTCCACGTGGCCAATGGTACCAATGTTCACGTGGTCTTTGGACCTGTCGTAATGTTCTTTAGCCATAACTCCAAAAATTAGATAGTGTGTTTTAAATTTTCTATTTGTTAATCATCTAATCTTTTTACGAGCCGATGACGAGAATTGAACTCGTGACCTCTTCCTTACCAAGGAAGCGCTCTACCCCTGAGCTACATCGGCAAAATTAGAGCGGGAGACGGGATTCAAACCCGCGACCCTCAGCTTGGAAGGCTGATGCTCTATCAGCTGAGCTACTCCCGCAAAAATTTCACGTGGGGAGAGCAGGATTCGAACCTACGAAGGCATAAGCCAGCAGATTTACAGTCTGCCCCAGTTGGCCACTTTGGTATCTCCCCAATTCAATAAAAATTCCGATGAACCTTAGCACTGTTTTCCTGACAAAATCAAGAGGTTTTAAACCAACAAAACACCTTCACCCATCTATCAAACAGTTATTTATCCCCGATAGTTACGTTTAATTCTAAGCTACCTGCCCAAACTACGCCCCTATACACAGAACAAACCATTTCTAAGGAATTCCTCCTTAAAAATGGTTTGCAAATGTAAAAATTTTTTTACCTAAAAAGCAAATTTACCACACTTTTTTTAAATTATTTAGCCTTTAGTTTTTCCTTGTATTTCTTGAGCTGACGACGCAACGCATCGATCGCCAAATCGGTCGCTTCCTCGAAGGTTCGGGCCTGCTTTTTGGCAAAGAGGTTTTCATTGGAAGGAACGGACAGTTTTATCTCCGATACTTTGTTTTCCTTTTCCTCGTCGTTTACCAGTTTCAGCACTATATCGGCACCGATAATCCCGTCAAAGAACAAGTCCAACTTGTTTACTTTTTTTTCACAAAATTCGATCAGCTTCTGATCGGCTTTGAAATGAACTGCTTGTACTTTAACGTCCATAATAGATCCTCCATTCGTTTAAGCTCTGGGGTGAGCTTGTTTATAAACTTCTTTTAGCTTCTCAAAAGATGTATGGGTGTAGACTTGCGTCGCTGCCAGGTTAGCGTGTCCTAACAACTCCTTGATTGCATTCAGGTCAGCCCCATGATTCAAAAGATGCGTGGCAAAAGTGTGCCGCAGAATATGCGGACTTTTTT
This Prolixibacter sp. NT017 DNA region includes the following protein-coding sequences:
- the rpoB gene encoding DNA-directed RNA polymerase subunit beta, which produces MSSNTVNKRISFASTKSRFEYPDFLEVQIKSFKEFFQLGTSPEERKNEGLSSVFQENFPITDTRNNFVLEFLDYQVDPPRYSITECIERGLTYSVPLKAKLKLYCTDPEHEDFDTVVQDVYLGTVPYMTPSGSYVINGAERVVVSQLHRSPGVFFGQSVHANGTKLYSARIIPFKGSWIEFATDINNVMFAYIDRKKKLPVTTLLRAIGYESDKEILEIFGLADEVKVSKSGIKKVVGRKLAARVLKTWVEDFVDEDTGEVVSIERNEVIIDRETVIQPEHVDEILDSGAKTILLHKEEQNVGDYAIIYNTLQKDPCNSEKEAVLHIYRQLRNSEPPDDATARDVIEKLFFSEVRYDLGEVGRYRINKKLGLNIDMDTRVLTKEDIIEIIKYLIKLVNSKTDVDDIDHLSNRRVRTVGEQMYNQFGVGLARMARTIRERMNVRDNEVFTPVDLINSKTLSSVINSFFGTNALSQFMDQTNPLAEMTHKRRMSALGPGGLSRERAGFEVRDVHYTHYGRLCPIETPEGPNIGLISSLCVFAKITDLGFISTPYRKVETGKVSLSNDDVVYLTAEEEEGKIIAQANAPLKEDGEFVNNRIKSRLDADYPVAGPDEIALMDVGPNQIASIAASLITFLEHDDANRALMGSNMMRQAVPLLRPEAPIVGTGLEGYVVRDARVQIAAEGDGVIDYVDANKIVVKYDMTDEERFVSFNSDTKTYYLQKYQKTNQGTCVDLTPMVFKGQRVTKGELMTQGYATQKGELALGRNLKVAFMPWQGYNYEDAIVVSERIVREDIFTSVHIDEYSLEVRDTKRGAEEFTSDIPNVSEEATRNLDENGLIRIGANVKPGDIMIGKITPKGESDPSPEEKLLRAIFGDKAGDVKDASLKASPSLRGVVIDKKLFSRVMKEKKGKITSKPLLEQIDREFEAEIEKLNEILYDKIFTLVNGKTSQGVKDYFNTDIIPKGTKFTLKQLQAIDYLNVNPNKWTTDKDKNDMIRDLVNNYIMKYKEAEAVARRKRYNVTIGDELPAGILQLAKVYIAKKRKLQIGDKMAGRHGNKGIVSRIVRDEDMPFLDDGTPVDIVLNPLGVPSRMNLGQIYETVLGWAGRELGLTFATPIFDGASLDEILEYTNKAGVPRFGKTILHDGETGEPFDQPATVGVIYMLKLGHMVEDKMHARSIGPYSLITQQPLGGKAQFGGQRFGEMEVWALEAFGASHILQEILTVKSDDVIGRAKAYEAIVKGDPMPSPGIPESLNVLLHELRGLGLSVNLE
- the rplL gene encoding 50S ribosomal protein L7/L12, whose translation is MADLKKLAEELVNLTVKDVTELAEILKEEYGIEPAAAAVAVAGPAAGGEGAAEEAQTEFDVILKAAGGSKLAVVKLVKELAGVGLKEAKELVDGAPKAIKEKVSKEEAESLKSQLEEAGAEVELK
- the rplJ gene encoding 50S ribosomal protein L10; the encoded protein is MKRSEKIEVIDQLTEQINSYSHFYLADIADLDAEKSSNLRRLCHKREVKLIVVKNTLLRKALENSEKETETLYDVLKGNTSILFSNTGNAPAKLIKEFAKANKKPVLKGAYVEESTYVGADQLEVLVNIKSKEELLADVIALLQSPAKNLISALQSGGSTISGVLKTLEERNA
- the rplA gene encoding 50S ribosomal protein L1; this encodes MAKVTKNKKAALEKLEAGKVYTLEEASSLVKEITSSKFDASVDIDVRLGVDPRKANQMVRGVVTLPHGTGKSVKVLALVTPDKEAEAKEAGADYVGLDEYIEKIKGGWTDVDVVITMPPVMGKVGQLGRVLGPRGLMPNPKSGTVTMEVGKAIQEVKMGKIDFKVDKYGIVHTSVGKVSFESDKIEANIREFVHTIQKLKPAAAKGTYIRSIYVSSTMSPGIQVEPKSCLD
- the rplK gene encoding 50S ribosomal protein L11, with product MAKEVAGLIKLQIKGGAANPSPPVGPALGAKGVNIMQFCKQFNARTQEQAGKVLPVVITVYADKSFDFIVKTPPVAVQLIDAAKVKKGSPEPHVNKVGEVSWDQVKEIAEGKMTDLNCFTVESAMRMVAGTARSMGITVTGDSPFNN
- the nusG gene encoding transcription termination/antitermination protein NusG translates to MSEIQRKWYVLRTIGGKEKKVKEYIENEVANAGLQDYISQVLIPTEKVYQIRNGKKVAKERNFFPGYVLIEAALVGEIPHMLKNITNVIGFLGDTKGGDPVPMRQSEVNRILGKVDELQESGEGFEVPFVVGETIKVTDGPFNGFNGIIEEVNEEKKKLKVMVKIFGRKTPLELSFMQVEKE
- the secE gene encoding preprotein translocase subunit SecE produces the protein MISSTLITRQSRKEKQNELNSDMKIQSYFSEAYTELVHKVTWPTWKELQNSAVVVMVASLIIALFIFLIDLVFENAMKFIYSLFY
- the tuf gene encoding elongation factor Tu yields the protein MAKEHYDRSKDHVNIGTIGHVDHGKTTLTAAITKVLAKKGLSEIKEFDSIDNAPEEKERGITINTAHVEYQTENRHYAHVDCPGHADYVKNMVTGAAQMDGAILVVAATDGPMPQTREHILLARQVNVPRIVVFMNKVDMVDDEELLELVEMEVRELLEFYEFDGDNTPVIQGSALGALNGEEEWEEKVMELMNAVDTWIPLPPRDIDKDFLMPVEDVFSITGRGTVATGRIETGVVHTGDELQMIGLGAEGRKTVCTGVEMFRKILDDGQAGDNVGLLLRGVDKKEIKRGMILAKPGSITPHTKFKAEIYVLKKEEGGRHTPFHNKYRPQFYLRTLDVTGEISLPEGTEMVMPGDNVSITVELIYPVALNLGLRFAIREGGRTVGAGQVTEIVE
- the hpf gene encoding ribosome hibernation-promoting factor, HPF/YfiA family; the encoded protein is MDVKVQAVHFKADQKLIEFCEKKVNKLDLFFDGIIGADIVLKLVNDEEKENKVSEIKLSVPSNENLFAKKQARTFEEATDLAIDALRRQLKKYKEKLKAK